Proteins co-encoded in one Methanobacterium bryantii genomic window:
- the rbr gene encoding rubrerythrin, whose product MQKTLENLAKAFIGESQARNRYTIYAKVAKKEGYEQLSEIFLNTAENEREHAKWAMKMINSLKNENGEPEEIIVTADAPTTLGTTVENLKATIAGENHEYTVMYPEFANMAEKEGLTDIAKRLRAIGNVEEHHEGRFKKILEKIEAGTVFKKDKEVEWVCRKCGYVHVGMKPPEECPSCDHPTKYFQILCEEY is encoded by the coding sequence ATGCAAAAAACGTTAGAAAATTTAGCAAAAGCTTTTATTGGTGAAAGTCAGGCAAGAAATAGGTATACAATATATGCAAAAGTTGCAAAAAAGGAAGGGTATGAACAGCTTTCTGAAATCTTTTTAAACACTGCAGAAAATGAAAGAGAGCATGCAAAATGGGCAATGAAGATGATAAACAGTTTAAAAAATGAGAATGGAGAACCAGAAGAAATTATTGTTACTGCAGATGCTCCTACAACTCTTGGAACTACAGTTGAAAACCTCAAAGCAACAATTGCTGGCGAAAATCATGAATATACTGTAATGTACCCTGAATTTGCTAACATGGCTGAAAAAGAAGGTTTAACTGATATTGCCAAAAGATTAAGGGCAATTGGTAATGTAGAAGAACACCATGAGGGAAGATTTAAAAAGATTTTGGAAAAAATAGAAGCAGGCACAGTTTTCAAAAAGGATAAAGAAGTTGAATGGGTTTGCAGAAAATGTGGTTATGTTCACGTAGGTATGAAACCACCAGAAGAATGTC
- a CDS encoding outer membrane protein assembly factor BamB family protein, whose protein sequence is MKLKRQSLLIAFIVCLVASLGAASAWTQAWNAPVGQPNSITSDGVDIFSASASGLASVGPNGTTLWKTSNIVSSNGSAMKAGKYLFIGEGNDVKALNKTTGAVKWISTAPLGAGQVAKYILVKGAYVLIASNSKLVILNREDGTVQTPVTDFTSTSEPILFGGYLIGGTSSGVQAYQAIMMPDLRISSITKTSNSTTAKIENIGLGNANKVLVKWVVQKTDGTYRTIHISAGTINAGETKNVTITGDFNKGTATVDPYYVISELNENNNERYFS, encoded by the coding sequence CTGAAACTTAAAAGACAAAGCCTGTTAATAGCTTTCATTGTTTGCCTTGTTGCATCACTAGGTGCTGCAAGTGCTTGGACTCAAGCATGGAACGCTCCTGTAGGTCAACCTAACAGCATTACCAGCGATGGAGTAGATATTTTCTCTGCATCTGCTTCTGGATTGGCATCTGTAGGCCCTAATGGTACAACACTATGGAAAACTTCCAATATTGTTTCCTCAAATGGATCTGCAATGAAAGCGGGAAAATACCTCTTCATTGGAGAAGGTAACGATGTCAAAGCGTTAAATAAAACTACAGGTGCTGTTAAATGGATATCTACTGCCCCATTAGGTGCGGGACAGGTTGCTAAATACATACTAGTTAAAGGCGCTTATGTTCTCATTGCAAGTAATTCTAAACTCGTAATTCTTAACAGAGAAGATGGAACAGTTCAAACACCAGTCACTGATTTCACATCAACTAGTGAACCTATATTATTCGGAGGATATCTAATTGGTGGTACTTCTTCTGGTGTACAGGCTTATCAAGCTATTATGATGCCCGATTTAAGGATTTCTTCGATAACTAAAACAAGCAACTCTACAACAGCCAAAATTGAAAACATTGGACTGGGCAATGCCAACAAAGTACTAGTTAAATGGGTAGTACAGAAAACCGACGGAACATATAGAACTATACATATATCTGCTGGTACAATAAACGCTGGAGAAACAAAAAACGTCACTATTACAGGTGATTTCAATAAAGGAACCGCTACAGTTGACCCTTATTACGTAATCTCTGAACTAAATGAGAACAATAACGAAAGGTACTTTTCATGA